In a genomic window of Carassius gibelio isolate Cgi1373 ecotype wild population from Czech Republic chromosome A3, carGib1.2-hapl.c, whole genome shotgun sequence:
- the LOC127948441 gene encoding protein yippee-like 3 isoform X1, protein MLRLHAVVLSRLLFWRQYCEQRFVSKKSFILRYDLTLLLCVFKDMVKQTKAKTFQAYLDSCHRRYSCVHCRAHLANHDDLISKSFQGSQGRAYLFNSVVNVGCGPAEERLLLTGLHAVADIYCESCHTTLGWKYEQAFELSQKYKEGKFIIELSHMIKDNGWN, encoded by the exons ATGCTCAGGCTTCATGCCGTTGTATTGAGCAGGCTTCTCTTCTGGCGACAATACTGCGAGCAGCGTTTTGTCTCTAAGAAATCGTTCATATTAAG ATATGATCTGACACTGCTTTTGTGTGTCTTCAAAGACATGGTGAAACAGACCAAGGCCAAAACGTTCCAGGCCTATCTGGACTCCTGTCACCGCCGCTACAGCTGCGTCCACTGCCGTGCACACCTGGCCAACCATGATGACCTAATTTCTAAG TCGTTTCAAGGCAGTCAGGGCCGTGCCTACCTGTTCAACTCTGT AGTCAATGTGGGTTGTGGTCCAGCAGAAGAAAGGCTGCTGCTGACTGGTCTTCATGCTGTGGCTGATATTTACTGTGAGAGTTGCCACACCACGCTGGGCTGGAAATAT GAGCAGGCATTTGAGTTAAGTCAAAAGTATAAGGAGGGGaaatttattattgaattatcTCACATGATTAAGGATAATGGCTGGAACTGA
- the rabep2 gene encoding rab GTPase-binding effector protein 2, with protein sequence MEVSDTTASRIEEHNEAEEDLQTQLIECRAQLEHWQGVAKICELGKQEELQELQNQCDQEIQSLQEALRETVAQYDARISVLQSERAQWRRAASPKETKVVSKKGKVESTCPPQGGSPSLRAADHEGSGSDSDPLELSGENSDPETTGLMMDYFPQHCDSASLSSFSLDTPSLPRHPPPQEDTASLVSTGTLVPEAIYLPPPGHRLVTHADWDKLQAQLVELQEEVTDLQEQKAELEKELDVQSTETQKQLSVLQSQVQTSETLLEDLQKSFSQSQNAVQSRLAELSFSQKRVCNELSKLKGEDTDVDENSLPPHSPTLEAAHCEERLRIEIVNLQEQLETRTEESEVLEVKLASLTVETDRIQIQREKLEAELQECRVEVQGLRVALSHLQKENKSHIQEKAALQQQCLECRSQVISLRSQLDTSQGVQKDFVHLSQSLQVKLEQIRQAESLNQVKHILGEEIEDTDLPADAT encoded by the exons ATGGAAGTGTCGGACACGACAGCATCGCGCATTGAGGAGCACAATG AAGCTGAAGAAGACCTGCAGACGCAGCTAATAGAGTGTCGAGCTCAGCTGGAGCACTGGCAGGGTGTGGCGAAGATCTGCGAGCTTGGCAAACAGGAGGAGCTGCAGGAACTGCAAAATCAATGCGACCAGGAGATTCAGTCCTTGCAAGAGGCTCTGAGAG AAACGGTTGCTCAGTATGACGCTAGAATATCTGTTCTGCAGTCAGAACGAGCACAGTGGAGGAGAGCCGCTTCGCCCAAGGAGACGAAG GTGGTCTCTAAAAAGGGCAAGGTGGAGAGTACCTGTCCTCCACAGGGTGGTTCCCCTTCCCTGCGAGCTGCTGATCACGAGGGCTCAGGCTCAGACTCTGATCCACTGGAGCTGTCAGGAGAGAATTCAGACCCAGAGACAACAGGCCTTATGATGGACTACTTTCCCCAGCACTGTGACTCTGCCTCCCTGTCTTCTTTCTCTCTGGACACACCCTCTTTGCCCCGACATCCGCCCCCTCAAGAAGACACCGCCTCCCTGGTGTCCACAGGAACATTGGTGCCTGAAGCAATCTACCTGCCACCGCCGGGACACAGACTGGTCACACATGCAGACTGGGACAAATTGCAAGCACAA CTTGTAGAGCTTCAAGAGGAGGTGACCGATCTTCAAGAGCAGAAAGCTGAGCTGGAGAAAGAACTGGATGTGCAAAGCACAGAGACACAGAAACAG TTATCAGTGCTTCAGTCTCAGGTGCAAACATCTGAGACCCTCCTTGAAGACCTACAGAAATCTTTTAGCCAGTCACAAAATGCCGTTCAGAGCAGATTG GCagagctgtctttctctcagAAGAGAGTTTGTAATGAGCTCTCCAAGCTGAAAGGTGAAGACACTGATGTGGATGAAAATAGCCTTCCACCCCACAGTCCAACactagag GCAGCTCACTGTGAGGAGAGGCTTCGTATTGAAATAGTCAACCTACAGGAACAGCTGGAGACACGCACAGAGGAGAGCG AAGTTTTAGAAG TGAAGCTTGCCAGCCTGACAGTAGAGACAGACCGCATACAGATCCAAAGGGAAAAG TTGGAGGCTGAGCTGCAGGAGTGTCGTGTGGAGGTGCAGGGTCTGCGAGTGGCCCTTTCTCACCTTCAGAAGGAGAACAAATCTCACATCCAGGAGAAG GCAGCATTACAGCAGCAGTGTTTAGAGTGTCGCAGTCAGGTGATCAGTCTGCGCTCTCAACTAGACACTAGTCAAGGCGTGCAGAAGGATTTCGTGCATCTGTCGCAGTCCCTGCAG GTGAAATTGGAACAGATTCGCCAGGCAGAATCTTTGAACCAAGTGAAGCACATTCTAGGGGAGGAGATCGAAGACACTGATTTACCTGCTGATGCCACATGA
- the si:ch211-11k18.4 gene encoding uncharacterized protein si:ch211-11k18.4 — protein sequence MSGKIKSRSAANADSVSGSVSCGERILRDCHQMYIDPESGLITIAQTVGVTLLPPRKKITVMLMGNHSAGKSSFINWYVEEHIQRTGVAIETQGFSFVTSGRKRESLTGNATLHLYPHFKPLQDFKGLSEYLGTEICTSRQKRFSLVTFVDTPGLVDGDMKYPFDVDQAILWLGELCDLILVFFDPMGQALCKRTLNIVEKLNEKQGDRLRFYLSKADEAGGESDRQRVMMQIVQELCKRPGLNKCGFDMPTIYVPNPNKSSRCVNQIEEVCRTIEKTINQTVQNTLNSLEKDCNLITEAITETLDNDRQCNIENRRSRFKGCLLGMLGFTVPLLLLVTLVLGSLSKDLLVLLLGDSGIEALTLYVVPVVKAFESLSGEVQLYSCAGLVLLSFVFILLARFSFRTKPTLSGKQKRQLQQKLEYVQEVVKTKKKNLYEEYLRQSVGDQDMN from the exons ATGTCCGGGAAAATCAAAAGCAGGAGTGCAGCTAATGCCGACTCGGTCTCGGGCAGCGTGTCCTGCGGCGAGCGCATCTTACGGGACTGCCACCAGATGTACATCGACCCGGAGAGCG GACTAATAACAATCGCTCAGACTGTTGGGGTGACCCTGCTGCCTCCCCGAAAGAAGATCACTGTGATGTTGATGGGGAACCACTCAGCTGGAAAGAGCAGCTTTATCAATTG GTATGTGGAGGAGCATATCCAAAGAACAGGGGTGGCTATAGAGACACAGGGCTTCAGCTTTGTTACAAGTGGACGAAAGAGGGAATCGCTCACG GGAAATGCAACGCTCCATCTCTACCCCCATTTCAAACCACTGCAGGACTTTAAAG GGCTGTCAGAATACCTCGGCACTGAGATTTGTACTTCACGACAGAAACGGTTCAGCTTGGTGACCTTTGTTGACACTCCTGGTCTGGTGGATGGGGATATGAAGTACCCCTTTGACGTGGACCAAGCTATTCTGTGGCTCG GTGAGCTGTGTGATCTGATCCTGGTCTTCTTTGACCCGATGGGACAGGCTTTATGCAAGCGCACACTCAACATTGTAGAGAAACTGAATGAGAAGCAAGGGGACCGTCTCCGTTTTTATCTCAGTAAAGCTGATGAGGCTGGTGGAGAGTCTGATCGACAA AGAGTTATGATGCAGATTGTGCAGGAGCTTTGCAAGCGTCCAGGACTCAACAAGTGTGGCTTCGACATGCCCACCATCTATGTTCCCAACCCTAATAAG TCCAGTCGATGTGTCAATCAGATTGAAGAGGTGTGTCGAACTATAGAGAAGACCATTAACCAGACTGTGCAGAACACACTGAACTCGCTGGAGAAGGACTGTAACCTCATCACTGAGGCGATCACCGAGACACTTGATAATGACAG GCAGTGCAATATAGAGAACCGTCGATCACGTTTCAAGGGCTGTTTGTTGGGCATGCTGGGTTTCACTGTGCCCCTGCTGCTCCTCGTCACCCTGGTGCTCGGCAGCCTCTCCAAAGATTTGCTGGTGCTATTGCTCGGTGATAGTGGCATAGAGGCACTCACACTATATGtg GTTCCTGTTGTGAAGGCGTTTGAATCCTTGTCAGGGGAGGTGCAGCTGTATAGTTGTGCTGGACTGGTGCTGTTGTCCTTCGTCTTTATCCTCCTCGCTCGCTTTTCTTTCAG GACCAAACCAACACTCTCTGGGAAACAAAAGAGACAGCTTCAACAAAAACTGGAGTATGTCCAGGAGGTAGTGAAGACCAAAAAG AAAAACCTCTATGAGGAGTACCTGCGTCAGAGTGTGGGTGATCAGGACATGAACTGA
- the LOC127948441 gene encoding protein yippee-like 3 isoform X2 — protein MVKQTKAKTFQAYLDSCHRRYSCVHCRAHLANHDDLISKSFQGSQGRAYLFNSVVNVGCGPAEERLLLTGLHAVADIYCESCHTTLGWKYEQAFELSQKYKEGKFIIELSHMIKDNGWN, from the exons ATGGTGAAACAGACCAAGGCCAAAACGTTCCAGGCCTATCTGGACTCCTGTCACCGCCGCTACAGCTGCGTCCACTGCCGTGCACACCTGGCCAACCATGATGACCTAATTTCTAAG TCGTTTCAAGGCAGTCAGGGCCGTGCCTACCTGTTCAACTCTGT AGTCAATGTGGGTTGTGGTCCAGCAGAAGAAAGGCTGCTGCTGACTGGTCTTCATGCTGTGGCTGATATTTACTGTGAGAGTTGCCACACCACGCTGGGCTGGAAATAT GAGCAGGCATTTGAGTTAAGTCAAAAGTATAAGGAGGGGaaatttattattgaattatcTCACATGATTAAGGATAATGGCTGGAACTGA
- the gdpd3a gene encoding lysophospholipase D GDPD3a, producing the protein MASYMYYLLPAVGGYALTSLYFLKNPQILHKKKQTAFYCTHISHRGGSGERIENTMGAFTHAAEVGTEMLELDCHLTKDRHVVVSHDENLLRQTGHDVNISSLNLEELPPYKETLEVTFKAGHFSTGSDRNIALLEDVFRKFPHIAVNIEVKENNSVLIEKISELVKKYNREATSVWASTESTIMENCRKTNSSMPYMFTVKRALKMLLLYYTGLLPFVPLGESFLQFYLPQIINRGYIPETWILRSRLVIFLIERLTLRKGMFKHLRDRGIQIHLFVCNEEQDIKAAFAAGATGVMTDYPTLLSNYIRRHKQDT; encoded by the exons ATGGCAAGCTACATGTACTACCTGCTCCCAGCTGTGGGGGGCTACGCTCTCACTTCACTGTACTTCCTGAAGAACCCTCAGATTCTGCACAAGAAGAAGCAGACGGCCTTCTACTGCACCCACATCTCTCACAGGGGAG GCAGTGGTGAAAGGATTGAGAACACTATGGGGGCCTTTACACA tgCTGCTGAAGTGGGGACAGAGATGCTGGAGTTGGACTGTCACTTAACTAAAGATCGTCATGTGGTTGTGTCACATGATGAGAACCTCCTGCGGCAGACTGGGCATGATGTCAACATTTCCTCCTTAAACCTGGAG gagttgCCACCTTATAAAGAAACACTCGAGGTGACCTTTAAGGCAG GCCACTTCAGCACTGGGTCAGATAGAAACATTGCATTATTAGAGGATGTTTTCCGCAAATTTCCACACATAGCTGTAAACATTGAAGTCAAAGAGAATAACAGCGTGCTGATTGAGAAG ATTTCTGAACTTGTGAAGAAATACAACAGAGAAGCCACCTCAGTTTGGGCCTCTACTGAATCCACCATCATGGAAAATTGTCGCAAAACA AACTCCTCCATGCCCTACATGTTCACTGTAAAGCGGGCTTTAAAGATGCTCCTGCTCTACTACACTGGTCTCCTGCCATTTGTTCCCCTCGGAGAGAGTTTCTTGCAGTTCTACTTGCCACAAATCATAAACAG AGGATATATTCCTGAAACGTGGATTCTGAGAAGCAGACTGGTCATCTTCTTAATAGAGAG actAACACTGAGAAAAGGGATGTTCAAGCACCTCAGGGATAGGGGTATTCAG ATTCATCTCTTTGTGTGTAATGAGGAACAGGATATTAAGGCTGCGTTTGCTGCGGGAGCAACAGGAGTCATGACTGATTACCCCACCCTGTTATCCAACTATATTAGAAGGCACAAACAAGACACGTGa